One window of Medicago truncatula cultivar Jemalong A17 chromosome 2, MtrunA17r5.0-ANR, whole genome shotgun sequence genomic DNA carries:
- the LOC25488156 gene encoding uncharacterized protein: MLIIHRHRSIFNLKPLTFSPNPITPLPFSLHFCTNTSDSTSFSVSYLINNFGFDPQFASKLCSTYKLRFKTDQNPDSVLKFFRNYGFSNSQLRRIIPKAPWLLSCDPSKRVLPKFQFFLSKGASTSDIVNFMSKNPRILSVSLKNRIVPIYELVYRFLQSHKDTIACVISNPVLFSDHLVAHNIALLLENGLSDSNISRLLREHRRTLHTCDILKVVDELRDLGFNPSKTTFGVALIAKSSTTKALWKEKVDAFKKWGWSDEDVLEAFKKQPHCMITSIDKINLVMSFWVNQLGWDAKDIAKTPDILSLSLEKRIIPRATVVQFLLSNGLRNKNASLIYPFLMPEKLFLDMFIKRFENAASYLLKLYEEKLNLAHTKNKNCVLFIVIESFYLLKSHHDTLACAVHNRNFFGATRVSNNIKLLIKNGVADSNIVRLLRSRSPIFYSDPGDMLKLVEELKVLGFNPSKTSFNLALIAKATINKTLWKDKVDTFKKWGWSEQVIFEAFRRRPECMLVSINKLNLVMNFWVNELGWDALALALDPSVFGISFEKRTIPRAPIVQFLLKKGLRKRTASLTSPFIVPEKLFLDKFIKRFENESSYLLKLYEEKLNLGYTIDKTCTP; the protein is encoded by the exons ATGTTGATTATTCATCGCCATAGATCCATTTTCAATCTCAAACCCTTAACTTTCTCACCAAACCCAATAACCCCATTACCATTTTCTCTTCATTTCTGCACCAACACTTCAGATTCAACCTCATTTTCTGTCTCATACCTCATCAACAATTTTGGCTTTGACCCACAATTTGCTTCCAAACTCTGCTCCACCTACAAGCTCCGTTTCAAGACTGACCAAAACCCTGATTCTGTTCTCAAATTCTTTAGAAACTATGGTTTCTCTAACTCCCAACTACGTCGTATCATTCCCAAGGCACCATGGCTACTCTCCTGCGACCCCTCCAAAAGGGTGTTGCcgaagtttcaattttttctctccaaaGGTGCTTCTACCTCTGACATTGTTAACTTTATGAGTAAGAACCCCAGGATCTTGTCTGTAAGCTTGAAGAATCGTATCGTCCCAATATATGAATTGGTTTATAGATTCTTGCAATCTCACAAGGACACTATTGCTTGTGTAATTAGCAATCCAGTTTTATTTAGTGACCATCTTGTGGCACATAACATCGCATTGTTGCTTGAGAATGGACTTTCCGACTCAAACATTTCTAGATTGCTTAGGGAACACCGTAGGACATTGCACACATGTGACATTTTGAAGGTGGTGGATGAATTAAGGGATTTGGGGTTTAATCCTTCTAAAACAACTTTTGGAGTAGCATTAATAGCCAAATCATCAACAACTAAAGCCTTGTGGAAAGAGAAAGTTGATGCCTTTAAGAAGTGGGGTTGGTCGGATGAAGATGTTCTTGAAGCATTTAAAAAGCAGCCTCACTGTATGATAACATccattgataaaattaatttagtgaTGAGCTTTTGGGTCAATCAGTTGGGTTGGGATGCTAAGGACATTGCCAAAACACCGGATATTTTGTCGTTAAGTTTGGAAAAAAGGATCATTCCAAGAGCCACTGTCGTGCAATTTCTCCTTAGTAATGGTTTGCGAAATAAGAATGCAAGCTTAATTTATCCATTCTTAATGCCTGAGAAGTTGTTTCTTGATATGTTTATAAAACGTTTTGAGAATGCGGCTTCTTATCTTTTAAAGCTGTACGAAGAAAAACTCAATCTTGCacacaccaagaacaaaaattgCGTGT TATTCATCGTTATAGAGTCCTTCTACCTCTTGAAATCTCACCACGACACCCTTGCTTGTGCAGTTCACAATCGGAATTTCTTTGGAGCCACGCGTGTGTCAAATAATATCAAGTTGTTGATCAAGAATGGAGTGGCGGACTCAAACATTGTAAGATTGCTTCGGAGCCGGAGTCCGATATTCTATTCAGATCCAGGAGACATGCTGAAATTGGTGGAGGAATTAAAGGTTTTGGGttttaatccttcaaaaacATCTTTCAATCTAGCACTAATTGCCAAAGCAACTATAAACAAAACCCTATGGAAAGATAAAGTTGACACCTTTAAGAAATGGGGTTGGTCTGAACAAGTTATTTTCGAAGCATTTAGAAGGCGGCCTGAGTGTATGTTAGTAtccattaataaattaaatttagtgatgaatttttgggttaatgagTTGGGTTGGGATGCTCTTGCCCTTGCCTTAGATCCATCAGTTTTTGGTATAAGTTTCGAAAAAAGGACCATTCCAAGGGCCCCAATTGTGCAATTCCTGCTAAAGAAAGGTCTGCGAAAAAGGACTGCAAGCTTAACTTCTCCATTTATAGTGCCTGAGAAGTTGTTTCTTGATAAGTTTATAAAACGTTTTGAGAACGAGTCTTCTTATCTGTTAAAGCTGTATGAGGAAAAACTCAACCTTGGATACACCATAGACAAAACTTGCACGCCATGA
- the LOC25488153 gene encoding uncharacterized protein translates to MFKFNNTWRHRTLTYLKGLTYHQKSQSLNPKPKPLFQHYPFPFSLHLCTNASDSTSFAVSYLIHKFGFDPQSASKLCSTYKLCFKNAQKPDSVLNFFRNHGFSDSQLHDTIAKMPGLLSCNPSKRVLPKFQFFLSKGASTSDIVNLVCKNPRVLSVSLKNQIVPTYELVYRFLQSDKEILALLNYNSNLFCDPSVQNNITMLIENGVSDSNIKRLLREHSRAFKTRDMLKLVKELKDLGFNHSKTTFGVALIAKSSTTKTLWKEKVDALKKWGWSDEDVLQAFRKQPHCMITSIDKINLVMSFWVNQLGWDAMAIAKTPDILSLSLEKRIIPRATVVQFLLNNGLRNKNASLIYPFLRTEKLFLDMFIKRFKNESSYLIKLYEEKLKLAHTKEKT, encoded by the coding sequence ATGTTCAAGTTCAACAATACATGGCGCCACAGAACCCTAACCTATCTCAAGGGATTAACTTACCATCAAAAATCACAatccctaaaccctaaacctaaacctctTTTCCAACATTACCCATTTCCATTTTCTCTCCATTTATGCACCAACGCTTCTGATTCAACCTCTTTTGCTGTCTCATACCTCATTCACAAGTTTGGGTTTGACCCACAATCTGCTTCCAAACTCTGCTCCACTTACAAGCTCTGTTTTAAGAATGCCCAAAAACCTGACTCTGTTCTCAACTTCTTTAGGAACCATGGTTTCTCTGATTCCCAACTGCACGATACCATTGCCAAGATGCCAGGGCTGCTTTCCTGTAACCCCTCCAAAAGGGTGTTGCccaagtttcaattttttctctccaaaGGCGCTTCTACCTCTGACATTGTTAACCTTGTTTGTAAGAACCCTAGAGTCTTGTCTGTAAGCCTCAAGAATCAAATAGTCCCAACCTATGAATTGGTGTACAGATTCTTGCAATCTGACAAGGAAATTTTGGcattattgaattataattcaaatttattttgtgATCCTTCTGTGCAAAATAACATCACAATGCTAATTGAGAATGGAGTGTCCGACTCAAACATTAAAAGATTGCTTAGGGAACATAGTCGGGCATTCAAGACACGTGATATGTTGAAGTTGGTTAAGGAATTAAAGGATTTGGGGTTTAATCATTCTAAAACAACTTTTGGAGTAGCATTGATAGCGAAATCATCAACAACCAAAACCTTGTGGAAAGAGAAAGTTGATGCCTTGAAGAAATGGGGTTGGTCGGATGAAGATGTTCTTCAAGCATTTAGAAAGCAGCCTCACTGTATGATAACATCCAtcgataaaattaatttagtgaTGAGCTTTTGGGTCAATCAGTTGGGTTGGGATGCTATGGCCATTGCCAAAACACCAGATATTTTGTCATTAAGTTTGGAAAAAAGGATCATTCCAAGGGCCACTGTTGTGCAATTTCTTCTCAATAATGGTTTGCGAAATAAGAATGCAAGCTTAATTTATCCATTCTTAAGGACTGAAAAGTTGTTTCTTGATATGTTTATAAAACGTTTTAAGAATGAGTCTTCTTATCTTATAAAGTTGTATGAGGAAAAACTCAAGCTTGCCCACACCAAGGAAAAGACATGA